A window of the Tiliqua scincoides isolate rTilSci1 chromosome 5, rTilSci1.hap2, whole genome shotgun sequence genome harbors these coding sequences:
- the MSANTD3 gene encoding myb/SANT-like DNA-binding domain-containing protein 3, whose amino-acid sequence MQNSEVIKPAKYFSEVEKSVLLALVEKYKYVLECKKSDARTIALKQRTWQALAHEYNSQPSVSLRDFKQLKKCWENIKARTKKIMAHDRRDKVKRSISPLISNRILGKEKIASMVPEQVYFLQSPPEEDSEYQPEASTQEPFTVINRELCDEEKELVHFQVCEGTSQSEPSCSAVRITGNKNFRSKGAQESDLKKMHEEEHHQQMSILQLQLIQMNEVHVAKIQQIERECEMAEEEHRIKMEVLNKKKMYWERKLQTVTKEWPVSSFNRPFPNSP is encoded by the exons ATGCAAAACAGTGAAGTGATAAAGCCTGCCAAGTACTTCTCTGAAGTGGAGAAGAGTGTGTTGCTTGCTCTAGTTGAGAAGTACAAATATGTGCTTGAGTGTAAAAAAAGCGATGCAAGGACCATTGCGCTGAAACAACGAACCTGGCAGGCTCTTGCTCATGAATATAATTCTCAGCCAAGTGTGTCACTCCGAGACTTCAAGCAGCTAAAGAAATGCTGGGAGAACATCAAGGCACGGACAAAGAAAATCATGGCACATGACAGACGTGACAAGGTAAAAAGGAGTATTAGTCCGCTTATAAGTAATCGCATCCTAGGAAAAGAGAAGATCGCCAGCATGGTGCCTGAGCAAGTGTACTTTTTACAGAGTCCACCAGAAGAAGATTCTGAATATCAGCCTGAAGCTTCCACCCAAG AACCTTTCACAGTCATAAATAGAGAACTGTGCGATGAAGAGAAAGAACTCGTACACTTCCAAGTATGTGAAGGGACCTCACAATCAGAGCCCTCCTGTTCAGCAGTCAGAATAACAGGCAATAAGAATTTCCGAAGTAAGGGTGCCCAAGAGAGCGATCTGAAGAAGATGCATGAAGAAGAGCATCATCAGCAAATGTCCATCTTGCAACTGCAGCTTATTCAGATGAACGAGGTGCATGTAGCAAAGATCCAGCAGATAGAGAGGGAGTGCGAGATGGCTGAAGAGGAGCATAGAATCAAGATGGAGGTgctcaacaaaaaaaaaatgtactgggAGAGGAAACTTCAGACAGTTACAAAAGAGTGGCCCGTCTCCTCTTTTAACAGACCATTTCCTAACTCaccctag